One genomic segment of Bradyrhizobium prioriisuperbiae includes these proteins:
- a CDS encoding non-ribosomal peptide synthetase/type I polyketide synthase, protein MAGSDKREENLRQAAAVIQNLRKRLAAVGEAEPIAIVGMACRMPGSEGPEGLWGMLEAGGDPIASFAWDGTLVPCGVIDTMAEFDAHFFRISPREAQRMDPRQRLLLETSWEALEHAGLPAASLDGERIGVYVGASGSGYVAHLRRPDTEADAYDVTGSLASVIAGRVSYFLKLRGPSMTIDTACSSSLVAVHVAIKALRARECEVALAGGVSTLSRILRDAQSGFAMGHISKRGKCRTFDASADGTVFSDGCGVVVLKRLSTAQQDGDRILAVIRGSAVNHDGQTQGLTVPSGLAQEDVIRRALAEARVKPSEVGYVECHGTGTVLGDPIEVQALGSVLAEGRDSGRPVIIGSVKSNLGHTDAAAGVAGLIKVVLSLQYERIPQNLHFDAPSPHIAWDELPVKVASEPVAWERNGVARIAGVSSFGVSGTNAHVVVEEAPREAEVTLPSPPPRSAELVVLSAKSTAGLDAAASRLASHVQAHPEQALGDIAYSLATTRSHHEHRLALAVATRAELVAGLEAASRDQPVEGLSRDRASVGRPKVVFVFPGQGSQWFGMGRELLSEEPVFREALEECSAAIALETGWSVIEELQRAAEASRLESIEVVQPTLFALEVALAKLWRSWGVEPDVVVGHSMGEVAAAYVAGGLTLADAAKVICRRSRLLKSISGQGEMALVQLPADEAQAALSGYEAQVSVAVSNSRRSTVLSGEPAAMGAVLSRLEGQGIFCKRVKVDVASHSPQVDVLREDLLTALSDLSPQAPALAMHSTVTGQPVGDGELNAAYWMDNVRQPVRFAKVVEALLGQGHSIFVELSPHPVLLPALDELVGDSSIAGTVTGSLYRERPERASMLAAAGKLHVVGGLLRLERLYGEDSRRVELPTYAWDRQRYWLEGSALQGRAGEATGHPLLGVRVSLAGGKVMYETVLSRGEHGWLYDHRVGEAALMPGAGLCELVRAGGEHCLGEAVEVLSLVLQAPLVLPEHGGRRVQVLVSEEDGRTEVSVYSQPSDASAATEWTLHASSEVRRLRLEAVPRLDLAAVRARCAERVEVAQAYETLASLGLDYGAAFRGLQSLWVGTDEALGEVVLPDGVEGAERYGIHPALLDAAFHSLLRIGEVSSLHLPFAMDRVVVHAQGAAAAWVHVRARPEAAGEASEGLLVDVTLSDAQGDVLVEVVGLRSRAAEESSLPRSEGTANALYQLGWSPSPSPQVSAPSGRWVVVAGQDEASAAVVDRLRQAGAECTCVDVSGLSAALPADHVVCLWGRGAEVEDAEAAQRVASAGLSMVQLLAQQERAPRLWWVTRGAVSVTAAEASEVAQASLWGLGRTVMQEHPELGCTLVDVEATADMAEEIVRELSSADDEQEIAWRAGERHVARLRRALESAVLREVRTDGTVVITGGLGTLGLHVARWLAQRGTKHIVLTGRRGLATPGAAEAVEELEALGARVTVSSADVSERSAVHGLLAAIPSELPLRGVVHAAGVLDDGVLSEQSAERFAQVMAAKVGGACHLDAETRGLDLDVFVLFSSAAGTLGSAGQGGYAAANACLDALAARRRAAGLPGQSLAWGLWVDDSSQAAGLASGLDQVQQARLKKSGIGALDPVQGTALLAAALARSETQLMLTPLELGALRRRFNETVPPLWRELVRLPRRAAAAVRRGGWASELASLSAEHRLAAAVETVRAEVARVLSLGRADAVGSERPLKELGLDSLMAVELRNALGRRAGTSLPATLAFDYPTPTAIAKYLLETMWIGEALTTNSGPLTIPQRSDQADEQEWRLAELSLGQQRLWFIERLTPGSALYNVHFGLKISGRLDTDLVRACLSKLVKRHEVLRTTIQELAVWPEEVETARALIMSKGPVPLEVVDLRDTSDKEVQAARLAFEHRTKPFDLKRGLLWRSLAITLEEERHLLLFTQHHLITDGWSTVRLMEELASLYESGAQDSALRKLGYDYLDFVRYERALRQTETHRQNLAWWKERLEGLPRLDLPGSRPCVMPRHKGDAISIEISSELTERLREFCRREGCTLFVTLLTAWACVLHRYSGQTDFGIGTLVARRDRSEFNDVQGFFVNTMVVRCDVSGRPTFRTLAHQMGESVVEMLQHQEVEFGEIVQEHGGERDRDLNPLIQANFDFVRAPCVMATKGVKWDWIEGVRADGGVEATAKFNLGLTLLETEEHLFGTLEYATDLFDASTVERMAAHLVAMLDAAPREPDRPIGELPLLTIRERCQLLVEWNATAADYPRDRCVHELFGEQAARTPEAVAVVHEDRELSYGELERRSNQLAHHLRGLDVGPEVIVGLCVERSLEMVVGLLGILKAGGAYLPLDPSYPAERLAYMVEDAEARVLLTLTSLEGLLPADVHVVRLDDDWGSIARQPDGPPTGNVTPINLAYVMYTSGSTGRPKGVMIGHGGVVNRIAWMDDAYGLAASDRVLQKTPFSFDVSVWEFFWPLLKGARLVLARPEGHREGDYLANLIIEQGITVVHFVPSMLWLFLQQPRVSDCTSLREVICSGEALPIELIRECTSKLPGRLENLYGPTEASVDVSFWACDAASPASLIGRPIWNTQLYVLDELLEPVPIGVRGELYIGGVGLARGYLGRPDLTANRFVASPFGAGERLYRTGDAARWLADGNLEYLGRLDDQVKVRGHRIELGEIEAVLSTHLRLSRCAVTTRPQEADSQLIAFYVASGDAVDPHELRQYLRLSLPEHMVPAVFVPLTDLPLTLNGKIDRKALAAHDLPHLGESHIAPREGLEQALAEIWKDVLNVVAVDTKRTFFEQGGTSLRLLKVQQRIRVSLGMGIAAADLFKYPTIENLAQYIGRADGKLEHTTKETDALEHDKALRDRIREIDELSPTELQRELRENLRRVLAGESSQ, encoded by the coding sequence ATGGCCGGCTCTGATAAGAGAGAGGAGAACCTCCGGCAAGCTGCTGCCGTCATCCAAAATCTGAGGAAGCGCCTCGCAGCGGTTGGGGAGGCCGAGCCGATTGCGATTGTTGGGATGGCTTGTCGGATGCCTGGCAGCGAAGGACCGGAAGGTCTGTGGGGCATGCTGGAGGCGGGGGGCGATCCGATCGCGAGTTTCGCGTGGGACGGAACTTTGGTTCCATGTGGCGTGATCGACACGATGGCGGAGTTCGATGCGCACTTTTTCCGGATATCGCCGCGAGAGGCTCAGCGGATGGATCCGCGACAGCGTCTGCTGCTGGAGACGAGCTGGGAGGCGTTGGAGCATGCCGGGCTTCCGGCGGCGTCGCTTGATGGAGAGCGCATCGGCGTTTATGTCGGTGCGTCTGGCAGCGGTTACGTAGCGCATTTGCGCCGGCCAGATACCGAGGCAGACGCCTACGATGTGACAGGCTCACTCGCGAGCGTGATTGCCGGCCGGGTGAGCTATTTTCTGAAGCTTCGCGGCCCGTCGATGACGATCGACACGGCGTGCTCGTCGTCACTGGTCGCCGTGCATGTGGCGATAAAGGCTTTGCGCGCGCGCGAGTGTGAGGTGGCACTCGCCGGCGGTGTTTCGACGTTGTCTCGAATACTGAGAGACGCCCAGTCGGGATTCGCGATGGGTCACATCAGCAAGCGTGGGAAGTGCCGGACGTTCGATGCGTCCGCGGACGGAACCGTGTTCAGCGACGGCTGCGGTGTGGTTGTGCTCAAGCGCCTGAGCACGGCGCAGCAAGATGGCGATCGTATTTTGGCGGTGATCCGCGGGAGTGCGGTCAATCATGACGGGCAGACGCAGGGATTGACCGTTCCGAGCGGGCTCGCCCAGGAGGATGTCATCCGTCGAGCGCTGGCTGAGGCGAGAGTGAAGCCGTCGGAGGTTGGCTACGTGGAGTGCCACGGGACCGGAACGGTACTGGGGGATCCGATCGAGGTTCAGGCGCTGGGATCGGTTCTGGCGGAGGGACGTGACAGCGGCCGGCCGGTGATCATCGGATCGGTGAAGAGCAATCTCGGTCACACGGATGCGGCGGCCGGGGTGGCGGGCCTGATCAAGGTGGTGCTATCGCTGCAGTACGAGCGGATCCCGCAGAACCTGCACTTCGATGCACCGAGCCCGCACATTGCCTGGGACGAGCTGCCGGTGAAGGTGGCGTCGGAGCCGGTGGCGTGGGAGCGCAACGGCGTGGCGCGGATTGCCGGGGTGAGCTCGTTTGGGGTGAGCGGGACGAACGCGCACGTGGTGGTGGAAGAGGCGCCGCGCGAGGCCGAGGTCACATTGCCGTCGCCGCCACCACGCTCGGCGGAGCTTGTTGTTTTGTCGGCGAAGAGTACGGCGGGGCTGGATGCGGCGGCATCGCGTCTGGCGTCGCATGTTCAGGCGCATCCGGAGCAGGCGCTGGGCGACATCGCATACAGCCTGGCGACGACGCGGAGCCATCACGAGCACCGGCTGGCGCTGGCGGTGGCCACGCGCGCGGAGCTGGTTGCGGGGCTTGAAGCGGCATCGCGCGACCAGCCGGTGGAAGGACTGAGCCGGGATCGGGCGAGCGTGGGCCGTCCAAAGGTTGTGTTCGTGTTCCCCGGCCAGGGCTCGCAGTGGTTTGGGATGGGTCGAGAGCTGCTGTCAGAGGAGCCGGTGTTCCGAGAGGCACTGGAGGAGTGCTCGGCGGCGATCGCGTTGGAGACGGGCTGGTCGGTAATTGAAGAACTGCAGAGAGCCGCAGAGGCGTCTCGTCTGGAGAGCATTGAGGTCGTGCAGCCGACATTGTTTGCGCTGGAGGTTGCGCTGGCGAAGCTGTGGCGGTCGTGGGGAGTGGAGCCGGACGTGGTGGTCGGCCACAGCATGGGCGAGGTTGCGGCGGCGTATGTGGCAGGTGGGTTGACGCTGGCGGACGCGGCGAAGGTGATCTGCCGACGCAGCCGCCTGCTCAAGAGCATCAGCGGCCAGGGCGAGATGGCGCTGGTGCAGCTGCCGGCGGACGAGGCGCAGGCGGCGCTGTCTGGCTATGAGGCGCAGGTGAGCGTTGCGGTGAGCAACAGCCGGCGCTCGACGGTGCTGTCGGGAGAGCCTGCAGCCATGGGTGCGGTGCTGTCGAGGCTCGAGGGCCAGGGCATCTTCTGCAAGCGCGTGAAGGTGGACGTTGCGAGCCACAGTCCGCAGGTGGATGTGCTGCGCGAGGATCTGCTGACTGCATTGTCGGATCTGTCGCCGCAGGCGCCGGCACTGGCGATGCACTCGACGGTGACCGGCCAGCCGGTCGGTGACGGTGAGCTGAATGCAGCGTACTGGATGGACAACGTTCGACAACCGGTTCGGTTTGCGAAGGTAGTGGAGGCCCTGTTGGGGCAGGGACACAGCATCTTCGTGGAGCTGAGCCCGCATCCGGTGTTACTGCCGGCGCTGGACGAGCTTGTCGGCGACAGCAGCATAGCGGGAACGGTGACCGGCTCGCTCTACCGCGAGCGTCCGGAGCGCGCCTCGATGCTGGCCGCGGCGGGCAAGCTTCATGTGGTGGGCGGTCTGCTGCGGCTGGAGCGCTTGTACGGTGAAGATAGCAGGCGTGTGGAACTGCCGACCTATGCGTGGGATCGGCAGCGGTACTGGCTCGAGGGCTCTGCGCTGCAGGGTCGTGCCGGGGAGGCGACGGGCCATCCGCTGCTGGGAGTTCGGGTGTCGCTGGCCGGCGGCAAGGTGATGTACGAGACGGTGCTGTCGCGCGGGGAGCATGGCTGGCTCTACGACCATCGGGTAGGCGAAGCGGCGCTGATGCCGGGGGCCGGACTGTGCGAGCTGGTGCGGGCGGGCGGCGAGCATTGTCTTGGCGAGGCGGTGGAGGTGTTGTCGCTGGTGCTGCAGGCGCCGCTGGTGCTGCCCGAGCATGGTGGCCGTCGGGTGCAGGTTCTGGTGAGCGAAGAGGATGGCCGGACGGAGGTCTCGGTCTACAGCCAGCCGTCGGACGCCTCTGCGGCCACGGAGTGGACGCTGCACGCGAGCAGCGAAGTGCGGCGGCTGCGCCTGGAGGCGGTGCCGCGCCTCGATCTGGCGGCGGTGCGGGCGCGCTGCGCCGAGCGTGTCGAGGTGGCGCAGGCGTACGAGACGCTGGCATCGCTCGGGCTGGACTATGGGGCGGCGTTCCGCGGCCTGCAATCGCTGTGGGTGGGGACGGACGAGGCGCTTGGCGAGGTGGTGCTGCCGGACGGTGTCGAGGGGGCGGAGCGCTACGGCATCCACCCGGCGCTGCTCGATGCGGCGTTCCACTCGCTGCTGAGGATTGGAGAAGTCTCATCGTTGCATCTGCCGTTTGCGATGGACCGGGTGGTGGTGCACGCGCAGGGCGCGGCAGCGGCGTGGGTCCATGTGCGGGCGCGGCCGGAGGCGGCGGGCGAGGCGAGCGAAGGGCTTTTGGTGGATGTGACGTTGAGCGATGCGCAGGGCGATGTGCTGGTGGAGGTGGTTGGCCTGCGCAGCCGTGCTGCGGAGGAGAGCTCTCTGCCGCGCTCGGAAGGTACTGCGAACGCGCTTTACCAGCTCGGCTGGTCGCCGTCGCCGTCGCCGCAGGTGTCGGCGCCTTCTGGTCGGTGGGTCGTAGTGGCGGGTCAGGACGAAGCGTCGGCGGCTGTGGTCGATCGGCTTCGGCAGGCGGGTGCCGAGTGTACCTGCGTGGATGTCTCGGGTCTGTCGGCGGCGTTGCCTGCCGATCACGTGGTGTGCCTGTGGGGCCGCGGCGCGGAGGTCGAAGACGCGGAAGCGGCGCAACGGGTTGCGAGCGCGGGCCTGTCGATGGTGCAGCTTCTGGCGCAGCAGGAGCGGGCGCCCCGGCTGTGGTGGGTGACGCGCGGTGCGGTGTCGGTGACGGCGGCGGAGGCTTCGGAGGTGGCGCAGGCGTCGCTGTGGGGCCTTGGGCGCACGGTGATGCAGGAGCACCCGGAGCTGGGCTGCACGCTGGTCGACGTCGAGGCCACGGCGGACATGGCCGAGGAGATCGTGCGCGAGCTGAGCTCGGCAGACGATGAACAGGAGATCGCCTGGCGCGCCGGCGAGCGGCATGTGGCGCGCCTGAGGCGGGCGTTGGAGAGCGCGGTTCTGCGCGAGGTGCGGACAGACGGGACGGTGGTGATTACCGGTGGTCTGGGTACGCTTGGGCTGCATGTGGCGCGCTGGCTGGCGCAGCGCGGGACCAAGCACATTGTTCTGACGGGCCGTCGCGGACTTGCGACGCCGGGTGCGGCGGAGGCGGTGGAAGAGCTTGAGGCGCTGGGTGCGCGGGTGACGGTGTCGTCGGCCGACGTGTCGGAGAGGTCTGCGGTGCACGGGTTGCTGGCGGCGATCCCGTCGGAGCTGCCGCTGCGCGGCGTGGTGCATGCGGCGGGCGTGCTGGACGACGGTGTGCTGTCGGAGCAGAGCGCGGAGCGGTTCGCCCAGGTGATGGCGGCGAAGGTTGGCGGCGCCTGTCATCTGGATGCCGAGACGCGCGGACTGGATCTGGACGTCTTCGTGCTGTTCTCGTCGGCTGCGGGGACGTTGGGCTCGGCGGGCCAGGGTGGCTATGCGGCAGCGAATGCGTGTCTGGACGCGCTGGCGGCGCGTCGCCGAGCGGCGGGGCTGCCGGGGCAGAGCCTGGCCTGGGGCCTGTGGGTCGACGACTCCTCGCAAGCGGCGGGTCTGGCGTCGGGGTTGGACCAGGTGCAGCAGGCGCGCCTCAAGAAGAGTGGGATAGGTGCGCTCGATCCGGTGCAGGGGACGGCGCTGCTCGCGGCGGCGCTGGCGCGCAGCGAGACGCAGCTGATGCTGACGCCGCTCGAGTTGGGCGCGCTGCGGCGGAGGTTCAATGAGACGGTGCCGCCGCTGTGGCGGGAGCTGGTGCGGCTGCCGCGGCGAGCGGCGGCAGCGGTGCGCCGTGGCGGCTGGGCGAGCGAACTGGCGTCGCTGTCGGCGGAGCATCGGCTGGCGGCGGCGGTCGAGACGGTCCGTGCCGAGGTTGCGCGGGTGCTGTCGCTGGGCAGGGCTGATGCGGTGGGGTCAGAGCGTCCGCTGAAAGAGCTGGGGCTCGACTCGCTGATGGCGGTGGAGCTGCGCAACGCGCTGGGCCGGCGCGCCGGCACCTCGCTGCCGGCCACCCTGGCGTTCGATTACCCGACGCCAACCGCCATCGCAAAGTACCTGCTGGAGACAATGTGGATAGGGGAGGCGCTCACAACGAATAGTGGGCCATTGACGATACCGCAGCGAAGTGATCAGGCGGACGAGCAGGAGTGGCGCCTCGCCGAGTTGTCGCTTGGCCAGCAGCGACTGTGGTTCATCGAGCGGCTGACGCCGGGCAGTGCGCTGTACAATGTACATTTTGGGCTGAAGATCTCGGGACGGCTTGACACGGATCTTGTGCGCGCATGCCTTTCGAAGTTGGTGAAGCGTCACGAAGTGCTTCGCACGACGATCCAGGAACTGGCGGTGTGGCCGGAAGAAGTGGAGACGGCGCGGGCGCTGATCATGTCAAAGGGCCCAGTTCCGCTGGAGGTGGTGGACCTGAGGGATACATCCGACAAGGAGGTGCAGGCGGCACGATTGGCGTTCGAGCATCGAACGAAGCCGTTCGACCTCAAGCGCGGCCTGCTGTGGCGGAGCTTGGCGATAACGCTGGAGGAGGAGCGGCATCTGTTGCTGTTCACCCAGCATCACCTCATCACCGATGGGTGGTCGACAGTAAGGCTGATGGAGGAACTCGCAAGTCTGTACGAGTCGGGGGCTCAAGACTCGGCGCTTAGGAAGCTCGGGTATGATTATTTGGACTTTGTGCGCTATGAGCGGGCGCTGCGTCAAACGGAGACGCACCGCCAGAACTTAGCGTGGTGGAAAGAGCGACTCGAGGGTCTGCCGCGGCTTGATCTGCCCGGCAGCCGGCCGTGTGTAATGCCCAGGCACAAAGGGGACGCGATTTCGATTGAGATCTCATCGGAGCTGACGGAGCGGTTACGAGAGTTTTGCCGTCGTGAAGGTTGCACGCTGTTTGTGACGCTGCTGACGGCGTGGGCGTGCGTGCTGCATCGTTATTCAGGGCAGACGGATTTCGGTATCGGGACGCTGGTGGCCCGCCGAGACCGGAGTGAATTCAACGATGTTCAGGGCTTCTTTGTAAACACGATGGTGGTGCGCTGCGACGTGTCCGGAAGGCCGACGTTCCGGACACTTGCCCATCAGATGGGAGAGTCAGTGGTCGAGATGCTTCAGCACCAGGAAGTGGAGTTCGGCGAGATAGTACAGGAGCACGGAGGCGAGCGTGACCGAGATTTGAATCCGCTCATTCAAGCCAACTTCGACTTTGTTCGCGCGCCGTGCGTGATGGCAACGAAGGGAGTGAAGTGGGATTGGATAGAGGGTGTCCGTGCAGACGGAGGCGTAGAGGCAACGGCGAAGTTCAATCTGGGGTTGACGCTTCTTGAGACTGAGGAACATCTATTCGGAACGCTGGAGTACGCAACGGATTTGTTTGATGCATCGACAGTAGAACGGATGGCGGCGCATCTGGTGGCGATGCTGGACGCGGCCCCGCGAGAGCCGGATCGACCTATTGGGGAGCTGCCGCTCCTGACGATACGGGAACGGTGTCAGCTGCTGGTCGAGTGGAATGCGACGGCAGCGGACTATCCGCGGGATCGCTGCGTGCACGAGCTGTTTGGCGAGCAGGCGGCGCGGACACCCGAGGCGGTGGCAGTGGTCCACGAGGACCGGGAACTGAGTTACGGCGAGCTGGAGCGTCGCAGCAACCAACTTGCGCATCACCTTCGCGGTCTGGACGTAGGGCCAGAGGTGATCGTGGGGCTGTGCGTGGAGCGGTCGCTGGAAATGGTGGTTGGGTTGCTGGGGATCCTGAAGGCGGGGGGAGCCTACCTTCCGCTCGATCCGAGCTATCCGGCGGAGCGTCTGGCGTACATGGTGGAGGATGCCGAAGCGCGGGTGCTGCTGACGCTCACTTCGCTGGAGGGGTTGCTGCCGGCCGATGTGCACGTGGTGCGGCTGGATGACGACTGGGGGAGCATCGCCCGGCAGCCGGACGGCCCGCCTACCGGCAACGTTACGCCGATCAATTTGGCCTACGTGATGTACACGTCGGGCTCCACCGGCCGGCCCAAGGGGGTGATGATCGGCCATGGCGGTGTGGTCAACCGCATAGCGTGGATGGACGATGCGTATGGATTGGCTGCCTCGGATCGCGTTCTGCAGAAGACGCCTTTCAGCTTCGACGTATCGGTATGGGAGTTCTTCTGGCCGTTGCTGAAGGGAGCGCGACTGGTCCTGGCCCGGCCCGAGGGCCATCGCGAAGGCGACTATCTGGCGAACCTGATCATCGAGCAGGGCATCACGGTGGTGCATTTTGTACCGTCGATGCTGTGGCTGTTCCTGCAGCAGCCGCGGGTTTCGGACTGCACCAGTCTTCGGGAGGTGATTTGCAGTGGCGAGGCATTGCCGATCGAACTGATTCGGGAGTGTACGAGCAAGCTGCCGGGTCGTCTGGAGAATCTATACGGACCAACCGAGGCGTCGGTCGACGTCTCGTTCTGGGCCTGCGATGCGGCCTCGCCGGCATCGTTGATCGGCCGGCCGATCTGGAACACGCAGCTTTATGTGCTGGACGAGCTGCTGGAGCCTGTGCCGATCGGGGTGCGTGGTGAGCTTTACATCGGCGGCGTGGGACTGGCGCGGGGCTATCTGGGCCGGCCCGATCTGACGGCGAATCGTTTTGTGGCGAGCCCGTTCGGGGCGGGTGAGCGGCTGTACCGGACGGGGGATGCGGCACGCTGGCTGGCGGATGGGAACTTAGAATATCTGGGTCGGCTGGATGACCAGGTTAAGGTGCGAGGTCATCGCATCGAGCTGGGGGAGATCGAGGCGGTGCTGTCAACCCATCTGCGGCTCAGCCGATGCGCCGTGACTACCCGCCCTCAGGAGGCCGATTCACAGCTGATTGCGTTTTATGTCGCCTCCGGGGATGCGGTCGATCCGCACGAACTCCGTCAGTATCTGCGATTATCGCTGCCTGAACATATGGTGCCAGCCGTCTTCGTGCCACTGACCGATCTGCCGCTTACACTCAATGGCAAGATAGATCGGAAGGCTCTTGCCGCGCATGATCTGCCGCACCTTGGAGAATCTCACATAGCCCCAAGGGAGGGGTTGGAGCAAGCGCTGGCCGAGATCTGGAAGGATGTCCTCAATGTTGTGGCCGTCGACACCAAAAGGACATTCTTTGAGCAAGGCGGGACTTCGCTTCGGCTCCTAAAAGTCCAGCAACGAATTCGCGTGAGTCTGGGGATGGGGATCGCCGCAGCGGATCTCTTCAAATATCCAACCATAGAGAATCTTGCACAATACATCGGACGGGCGGATGGGAAGCTCGAGCATACGACGAAGGAAACTGACGCGCTCGAACACGACAAGGCGCTGCGGGACCGCATTCGAGAGATCGACGAGCTATCTCCGACAGAATTGCAACGTGAGCTACGCGAAAACTTACGACGAGTGCTCGCCGGGGAGTCCAGCCAATGA